In Peromyscus maniculatus bairdii isolate BWxNUB_F1_BW_parent chromosome 21, HU_Pman_BW_mat_3.1, whole genome shotgun sequence, one DNA window encodes the following:
- the LOC102917240 gene encoding class I histocompatibility antigen, Gogo-B*0101 alpha chain-like, whose protein sequence is MKTFVREALLLLLLANLALTRNPKALITGPHLLEPQFIFEVYLDDLHVERFNSRAETPRLEHCAPWVDQQDPEYWEKRTQDILNTVDTYKDIMKKMLYVYNENEGGYHTLKILMACDVLPGGYYGDGQFKFFLEPSDVLMLTVNRSTWLTVGKAAANLSHEWNESDFVKEVKKLLVCKCVQFLVPMLQHGKEILLRTDIPKIHVTHEVRDDGKITLRCWAMKFYHTIINVTWQRDGSNQTMDMDVIETRPAGDGTFQKWAAVVVPSGEEQRYTCHVYHEGLPEPITVRWEPPQPSVLIMPIVTGLVLGAVLVGAVVTFLIWKRRTKG, encoded by the exons ATGAAGACCTTTGTTCGAGAGGCTCTCCTTCTGCTGCTCCTGGCCAACCTGGCCCTGACCAGAAATCCAAAGG CTCTCATCACCGGGCCTCACCTCCTGGAGCCCCAATTCATATTTGAGGTCTACTTGGATGATCTTCATGTTGAGAGATTCAACAGCAGAGCAGAGACTCCAAGACTGGAGCACTGTGCACCATGGGTGGATCAGCAGGACCCGGAGTATTGGGAGAAGAGGACACAGGACATCCTAAACACAGTGGATACCTACAAGGATATTATGAAGAAAATGCTTTACGTCTACAATGAAAATGAAGGTG GATATCATACACTCAAGATCCTGATGGCCTGTGACGTACTGCCTGGAGGGTACTACGGAGATGGacaatttaaatttttccttgAACCCAGTGATGTCCTTATGCTGACTGTGAACAGGAGCACTTGGCTGACAGTTGGCAAAGCTGCCGCTAACCTGAGCCACGAGTGGAACGAGTCAGATTTTGTAAAAGAGGTGAAGAAATTACtagtgtgtaaatgtgtgcagTTTCTTGTCCCAATGTTGCAGCATGGGAAGGAGATTTTGCTGAGAACAG ATATCCCAAAAATACATGTGACCCATGAGGTCAGAGATGATGGGAAAATTACTCTAAGGTGCTGGGCCATGAAATTCTATCATACTATAATCAATGTAACCTGGCAGAGAGATGGGAGCAACCAGACTATGGACATGGATGTGATAGAGACCAGACCTGCAGGagatggaaccttccagaagtgggcagctgtggtggtgccttcCGGGGAGGAGCAGAGATACACATGCCATGTGTACCATGAGGGGCTGCCTGAGCCTATTACTGTGAGATGGG agcctcctcagccctctgtccTCATCATGCCAATTGTTACTGGCCTGGTTCTTGGAGCTGTGCTTGTGGGAGCTGTGGTGACTTTTCTGATATGGAAGAGGAGGACTAAAG GATAA